One genomic window of Fusarium keratoplasticum isolate Fu6.1 chromosome 3, whole genome shotgun sequence includes the following:
- a CDS encoding DNA polymerase, producing MDLFRVRLNCIDHYQATPTRYDPQLRNDVRPSQISKEPKVPVIRIFGSTETGQKVCAHVHGAFPYLYVEYQGGLAPDEVGAYICRFHLSVDHALAVSYRRDKKGDNAKFVARITLVKGVPFYGFHVGYRFFLKIYMFNPVVMTRLADLLQQGVIMKQKFQPYEAHLQYLLQFMTDFNLYGCDYLDASSTRFRSPVPEFDQGLNSTHLWHTRSIPEGYITDETTLPRASHCSIEVDICVQDIINRKKVRERPLHHDFTERTNPIPGDMKYVYSMAGLWKDETKRRKRKMQNPGPGSSPFPPEVLVSMSANVRDSQPQGWIHEDEYRAQIQELILAERGATSDELSFDNFAKTLPYEDQVRTTLQSVEDLFPSTLAPVLGLPLGVEEARQDPASSIEVDEPKSRQVGNFQDEFFSEDSDEEAISMMVAMEKAAAKGSRDSTAQSSGARRKQDTTIDDMDDLDDVSLDSLLGICQSGLKTGRLPDIPLSKELLELAENEGLIGRTWKTMPSNAPLQLKRPLSSAISTLSPNKRPRLDEPPLIDDDEMHLVPIPPDSTKPSTSTFKAHTILKGRSSVTKASTSPSKEAANSNSKLHFPTVKDQNDPNTKLRLSQMSQKSASQQSEDGHFTKHVSFDPSTFAPGHEKGLSQVTLSSSLLSSIALDEEYDSQESKIQRAIERFSGSQIHLVLPPPPSAASVASSLKDYFLPDAIYQDAYYSKEKDVPGRTREYAGKEFRLESNTLPFLPEFDPTATSPANYGVMHGALDKTRMNLQFERQGKKCSWRGWEIANPPPTYHEVENWWLEKERAANAEPGSDLPPTPRHYHSQIDGPTPKNKHGFKYTQGKKTTSVEHEAQYMSTMSLEVHVNTRGNFVPNPEEDEVQCLFWALKSDETVIGSQNSADAVQTGILVLSGDSDLPERIRRQTTAEVIEETSELDLMVRMVEIVRTHDPDILTGYEVHGSSWGYMIERARLKYDYNLCDEFSRMKTESHGRFGKENDRWGFNTTSTIRVTGRHMINVWRAMRGELNLLQYTMENVVWHLLHRRIPHYSWKSLTSWYKSGKHRELSRMLRYYQNRTRLDIEILEANELVARTSEQARLLGVDFFSVFSRGSQFKVESIMFRIAKPENFLLVSPSRKQVGGQNALECLPLVMEPQSAFYNSPLVVLDFQSLYPSVMIAYNYCYSTFLGRITNWRGMNKMGFTEYKRQQGLLALLEDYINIAPNGMMYAKTEIRKSLLAKMLTEILETRVMVKSGMKQDKDDKVLQQLLNNRQLALKLLANVTYGYASASFSGRMPCSEIADSIVQTGRETLERAIAYIHSVEKWGAEVVYGDTDSLFIYMKGRTREQAFDIGNEIAKAITEMNPRPIKLKFEKVYHPCVLLAKKRYVGYKYESKDQTKPEFDAKGIETVRRDGTPAEQKIEEKALRLLFETADLSQIKAYFQKQCQKIMRNNVSVQDFCFAKEVRLGTYSNKGPAPAGALISTKRMLEDARAEPQYGERVPYVVITGAPGARLIDRCVAPEELLSNPHWRLDAEYYISKNLIPPLERIFNLVGANVRQWYDEMPKVQRIRHVATLGTRKTTLESYMKSSHCLICDKKFANEDNPLCPTCRTNVPASLLTLQSRISTEERRLQEVLSLCRTCAGIGPVEDVQCDSKDCPVFWTRMRQTGKTRGARNTNQPVIQALVEGVDRLSLDW from the exons ATGGACTTGTTCCGGGTCAGATTGAATTGTATCGACCACTACCAGGCGACTCCGACGCGATATGACCCCCAGCTTCGCAACGATGTCCGTCCTTCTCAGATCTCGAAAGAGCCCAAGGTTCCTGTCATTAGGATCTTTGGATCGACAGAGACAGGTCAGAAAGTCTGTGCCCATGTTCATGGCGCGTTCCCGTACCTGTACGTGGAATACCAGGGGGGCCTAGCTCCTGATGAAG TCGGTGCATACATCTGCCGATTTCATCTTTCCGTCGATCATGCCTTGGCAGTCAGCTATCGGAGAGATAAGAAAGGCGACAATGCGAAGTTCGTGGCGAGAATCACCCTTGTCAAGGGAGTTCCGTTCTACGGCTTTCATGTGGGAtaccgcttcttcttgaagatcTACATGTTCAACCCTGTTGTCATGACAAGACTGGCCGACCTCCTTCAACAGGGCGTCATAATGAAGCAGAAGTTTCAGCCCTACGAAGCGCACCTTCAGTACCTTCTCCAGTTCATGACTGACTTCAACCTCTACGGTTGTGACTACTTGGACGCTTCAAGCACCCGATTCCGGTCTCCCGTCCCCGAATTTGATCAGGGATTGAACTCGACGCATTTATGGCACACCCGGTCCATCCCTGAGGGGTACATCACAGATGAGACCACACTTCCTCGAGCCAGCCACTGCTCGATAGAAGTAGACATCTGCGTCCAGGATATTATCAACCGGAAGAAGGTCAGGGAAAGGCCACTGCATCATGATTTCACGGAGCGAACCAACCCGATTCCTGGAGACATGAAATACGTTTACAGCATGGCTGGGTTGTGGAAGGACGAGACGAAGAGACGGAAACGAAAGATGCAGAACCCTGGCCCAGGGAGCAGTCCATTTCCACCAGAGGTTCTTGTATCCATGTCGGCCAACGTTCGAGACTCGCAGCCACAGGGCTGGATCCACGAGGACGAGTATCGGGCTCAGATTCAAGAGCTTATTTTGGCTGAGAGGGGTGCAACCTCTGATGAGTTGTCCTTCGACAACTTTGCCAAGACCCTTCCGTACGAGGATCAAGTAAGAACCACGCTACAGTCTGTTGAAGATCTTTTCCCTTCAACCCTTGCACCAGTACTAGGTCTGCCATTAGGGGTAGAAGAAGCGAGGCAAGATCCAGCAAGCAGCATTGAGGTCGACGAACCCAAGTCGCGCCAAGTCGGCAACTTTCAAGATGAGTTCTTCTCTGAAGACTCGGACGAGGAAGCCATTTCAATGAtggtggccatggagaaggctgccgcTAAGGGTTCTCGGGATTCCACTGCCCAATCTTCAGGGGCGAGGCGTAAACAAGATACCACGATCGATGACATGGACGATTTGGATGATGTTTCTTTAGACTCGCTACTTGGAATCTGCCAAAGTGGTCTGAAGACTGGCAGACTGCCCGACATCCCCCTGAGCAAAGAGTTGCTAGAGTTGGCAGAAAACGAAGGCTTAATTGGGCGCACCTGGAAGACTATGCCGTCCAACGCCCCCCTGCAGCTGAAGAGGCCCTTGTCCAGCGCGATATCAACTCTATCGCCCAACAAACGACCCAGACTTGACGAGCCGCCACTtatcgatgatgacgagatgCACTTGGTTCCCATTCCCCCAGACTCCACTAAGCCCTCAACTTCTACGTTCAAGGCCCATACAATCCTCAAAGGGCGTTCATCGGTAACCAAAGCCTCGACGTCTCCTTCAAAGGAGGCCGCTAACTCCAACTCAAAACTCCATTTCCCAACTGTCAAAGACCAAAATGATCCTAACACGAAACTCCGTCTCAGCCAGATGAGCCAGAAGTCGGCTTCTCAGCAAAGTGAAGATGGTCACTTCACCAAACACGTTTCCTTTGACCCCAGCACATTTGCTCCTGGTCATGAGAAGGGTCTATCCCAAGTAACATTGTCCTCGTCTTTGCTGTCATCTATTGCTCTTGATGAGGAGTATGATAGCCAGGAGTCTAAGATCCAGCGAGCCATTGAAAGGTTTTCAGGGTCTCAGATTCATCTCGTCCTGCCACCGCCTCCCTCTGCCGCCTCTGTAGCCTCCTCTCTGAAGGACTACTTTCTTCCCGATGCCATCTACCAGGATGCGTATTACAGCAAGGAAAAGGATGTCCCCGGTCGGACGCGGGAGTATGCTGGAAAGGAGTTTCGGCTGGAAAGCAACACGCTCCCCTTTCTCCCCGAGTTTGACCCAACGGCAACCTCACCAGCCAACTATGGAGTCATGCATGGCGCTCTTGACAAGACACGCATGAATCTTCAGTTTGAACGTCAAGGGAAGAAGTGCTCGTGGCGAGGCTGGGAGATCGCAAACCCACCGCCAACGTACCACGAAGTTGAGAACTGGTGGCTCGAAAAGGAGCGAGCTGCCAACGCAGAGCCAGGCTCCGACTTGCCGCCAACCCCAAGACACTACCACTCTCAGATCGACGGTCCAACGCCAAAGAACAAGCATGGCTTCAAGTACACACAGGGAAAGAAGACGACAAGCGTGGAGCATGAGGCTCAGTACATGAGCACGATGAGCCTCGAGGTTCATGTCAACACAAGGGGCAATTTCGTGCCTAATcctgaagaagacgaagtTCAGTGTCTCTTCTGGGCACTCAAGTCAGACGAGACGGTCATTGGCAGCCAGAATTCAGCCGATGCAGTTCAAACAGGCATACTAGTGCTATCCGGCGACAGTGACTTGCCTGAGCGTATCCGGCGCCAAACGACTGCCGAAGTCATCGAGGAGACTTCTGAACTGGACCTTATGGTGCGGATGGTTGAGATCGTGAGGACACATGACCCTGATATCTTGACTGGGTACGAGGTTCATGGCAGTTCGTGGGGCTACATGATTGAGAGGGCTCGTCTCAAGTACGACTACAACCTCTGCGACGAGTTCTCTCGTATGAAGACAGAGTCCCATGGAAGGTTTGGCAAGGAGAACGACCGATGGGGATTCAACACTACCTCGACAATCAGGGTTACAGGCCGGCACATGATCAACGTCTGGAGAGCAATGAGAGGAgagctcaacctccttcAATACACTATGGAGAACGTCGTCTGGCACTTGCTTCACCGTCGCATACCACATTATTCCTGGAAGTCATTGACGAGCTGGTACAAGAGTGGGAAGCATCGCGAACTCAGCCGAATGTTGAGATATTACCAAAACCGGACTCGACTCGACATTGAGATTCTTGAGGCGAATGAGCTCGTCGCCAGAACAAGCGAACAGGCTCGACTTCTCGGCGTGGACTTCTTCTCTGTCTTTTCCCGAGGATCCCAGTTCAAAGTCGAGTCTATCATGTTCAGGATTGCAAAGCCAGAGAACTTTCTCCTCGTGTCACCCAGCCGCAAGCAGGTCGGCGGCCAGAACGCTCTCGAGTGTCTTCCGCTTGTCATGGAACCGCAGAGCGCTTTCTACAACAGCCCTCTCGTGGTACTTGACTTTCAAAGTCTGTATCCAAGTGTCATGATCGCCTACAACTACTGCTACTCGACCTTTCTAGGTCGAATCACCAACTGGAGAGGCATGAACAAGATGGGCTTCACCGAGTACAAGAGACAGCAAGgtctccttgccctcttGGAGGACTACATCAATATTGCACCAAACGGTATGATGTACGCAAAGACAGAGATTCGCAAGTCACTGCTCGCCAAGATGCTCACAGAGATTCTTGAAACTCGAGTAATGGTCAAGAGCGGGATGAAGCaggacaaggacgacaaggTGCTTCAGCAACTCCTGAACAACCGACAGCTGGCTCTCAAACTTCTCGCCAACGTCACCTATGGCTACGCCTCGGCGTCTTTCTCTGGCCGCATGCCATGCTCGGAGATTGCGGACAGCATCGTGCAGACGGGCCGGGAAACCCTCGAGAGGGCGATCGCCTACATCCATTCGGTAGAGAAATGGGGTGCCGAGGTCGTCTATGGCGACACTGACAGCTTGTTCATCTACATGAAAGGTCGGACAAGGGAACAGGCGTTCGACATTGGAAACGAGattgccaaggccatcaccGAGATGAACCCACGACCGATCAAACTCAAGTTTGAAAAGGTCTACCACCCTTGCGTTCTTCTCGCCAAGAAGCGATATGTCGGTTACAAGTACGAGAGCAAGGACCAGACGAAACCCGAATTTGACGCCAAGGGAATCGAGACTGTTCGTCGTGATGGCACGCCAGCGGAGCagaagattgaggagaaggcTCTTCGACTCCTCTTTGAGACGGCAGATCTCAGCCAGATCAAGGCATATTTCCAGAAGCAGTGCCAGAAGATCATGCGCAACAACGTCTCGGTGCAGGACTTTTGCTTCGCCAAGGAAGTTCGTCTAGGAACGTACTCTAACAAAGGtcctgctcctgctggaGCTCTCATCAGCACAAAGCGCATGCTTGAGGATGCACGCGCAGAGCCGCAATACGGCGAAAGGGTCCCCTACGTTGTCATCACTGGTGCTCCAGGTGCTCGACTCATCGACCGATGCGTGGCACccgaggagcttctcagcaACCCGCATTGGCGGCTCGACGCCGAGTACTACATTTCCAAGAACTTGATCCCACCGCTGGAGCGCATTTTCAACCTTGTGGGTGCCAACGTTCGACAGTGGTATGATGAGATGCCCAAGGTACAACGAATACGCCATGTGGCTACGCTCGGGACGCGAAAGACAACCCTTGAGTCATATATGAAGTCCTCCCATTGCCTCATCTGCGACAAGAAGTTCGCCAACGAGGACAATCCGCTGTGTCCGACCTGCCGAACCAATGTCCCTGCATCACTACTGACCCTTCAGTCGCGTATATCGACCGAGGAGCGTCGCTTACAAGAGGTATTATCACTCTGTCGCACCTGTGCGGGAATAGGGCCTGTGGAGGATGTCCAATGCGACAGCAAGGACTGCCCTGTCTTTTGGACGCGCATGAGGCAGACCGGCAAGACACGTGGAGCGCGGAATACGAACCAACCCGTGATACAGGCGTTGGTTGAAGGTGTTGACAGGCTGTCACTTGATTGGTGA
- a CDS encoding Autophagy-related protein 3 — translation MNYIYSTVNTLRDRYTPVTHKSTFRQTGQITPEEFVAAGDYLVYKFPTWSWGDADSPERRVSYLPPGKQFLVTRNVPCHRRLNDDFAGDAGHEEALVNDGEDFKGGAGDDEDGWLRTGGLASSQPLKVKEVRTVDDSGNVGDREVVEDDEIPDMEDEDDDEAIIRDTGADSKSSGRRTYTLYIMYTTYYRTPRLYLSGYLPNGQPLPPHDMMEDIVGDYKDKTVTLEDFPFFANNIKMASVHPCKHASVMKTLLDRADAALRLRREKLRAGASASTATSGMEGLVDEIDKLDVKGAQEAADKDEWEEVQEAEIDDHEVAIRVDQYLVVFLKFMASVTPGIEHDFTMGV, via the exons ATGAACTACATCTACTCAACAGTCAACACCCTCCGGGACCGCTACACCCCCGTCACCCACAAGTCCACCTTCCGCCAGACCGGCCAGATCACACCCGAAGAGTTCGTCGCGGCCGGAGACTACCTCGTCTACAAGTTCCCGACCTGGTCTTGGGGCGATGCCGACTCCCCCGAGCGCCGCGTCAGCTACCTTCCCCCGGGAAAACAGTTCCTCGTCACCCGCAACGTGCCCTGCCACCGCCGTCTGAACGACGACTTTGCCGGCGACGCTGGCCACGAGGAAGCCCTTGTCAACGATGGCGAGGACTTCAAGGGAGGCGcgggagatgatgaggatggatggctgcGCACCGGTGGGCTCGCGAGCTCGCAGcctctcaaggtcaaggaggtgAGGACGGTGGATGACTCTGGAAACGTCGGCGACCGAGAGGttgtggaggatgatgagattCCCGACAtggaggacgaagatgatgatgaagctatCATCCGTGATACCGGCGCCGACTCCAAGAGCAG CGGCCGTCGAACTTACACCCTGTACATCATGTACACCACCTACTACCGAACCCCCCGACTCTACCTCTCGGGCTACCTTCCTAACGGCCAGCCCCTTCCTCCCcacgacatgatggaggatATCGTCGGCGActacaaggacaagacggTCACTCTCGAGGACTTCCCCTTCTTCGCAAACAAcatcaagatggcctcggTGCACCCCTGCAAGCACGCCTCGGTCATGAAGACGCTACTCGACCGGGCCGATGCCGCTCTGCGACTACGAAGGGAGAAGCTGCGCGCTGGCGCCAGTGCATCTACGGCGACGTCGGGGATGGAAGGTTTGGTGGATGAGATTGATAAGCTGGACGTGAAGGGCGCGCAGGAGGCGGCGGATAAGGATGAGTGGGAAGAGGTGCAGGAGGCAGAGATTGACGATCACGAGGTTGCTATCCGTGTGGATCAGTATCTGGTTGTTTTCCTCAAG TTCATGGCTAGTGTAACACCTGGTATCGAGCACGACTTCACCATGGGAGTCTGA
- a CDS encoding Pre-mRNA-splicing factor CWC24 → MADSNTETAAPVAVFKKRGAKGKANLRKRPATPPPADSDDSDYSSSEDESGQRVKRRKKTVTVTASSKDTATREKELTATVYAADRSVPITSTNDATKHSNWYDEDSKDALSAKNLLGSTRSTTKDSQPDGTYKGLSNQTSFIQKNPDAPTRTKGPMKAPTNIRTVTVMDFKPDICKDYKQTGFCGYGDACIYLHDRTDVKQGWQLDREWETVTKGKKNLGGTVVASANRDKKEEVDEDEAEVAMLEKIPFACIICKESYREPIVTRCGHYFCEPCALKRYRKDPTCAACGAGTNGVFNSAKKLKKLLEKKREREEKKKREAEEAGEEEA, encoded by the coding sequence ATGGCCGATTCAAACACAGAAACCGCGGCGCCTGTCGCCGTGTTCAAGAAGCGAGGCGCAAAGGGCAAGGCGAACCTGCGAAAACGGCCGGCGACGCCACCTCCTGCAGACAGCGACGACAGCGACTATTCATCCTCGGAAGACGAGTCGGGCCAGCGCGTCAAGCGGCGCAAGAAGACTGTCACCGTCACAGCTTCCTCCAAGGACACTGCGACTAGGGAAAAGGAGTTGACGGCGACGGTATATGCTGCAGATCGGAGTGTGCCAATCACGAGTACCAACGACGCCACAAAACACAGCAACTGGTACGACGAAGACTCCAAGGATGCGCTTTCAGCCAAGAACCTCCTGggctcaacaagatcaaccaCGAAAGACTCTCAACCCGATGGAACATACAAGGGACTTTCGAATCAAACATCATTCATTCAAAAGAACCCCGATGCCCCCACCAGAACCAAAGGTCCGATGAAGGCGCCAACCAACATCCGAACGGTCACGGTCATGGACTTCAAACCAGACATCTGCAAAGACTACAAACAGACGGGTTTCTGTGGGTATGGCGATGCGTGCATCTACCTTCATGATCGAACGGACGTCAAGCAAGGATGGCAGCTGGATCGAGAGTGGGAGACCGTCACGAAGGGGAAGAAAAACTTGGGTGGCACCGTGGTTGCGAGCGCCAACcgcgacaagaaggaggaagtcgacgaagacgaggcaGAAGTCGCCATGCTCGAAAAGATTCCATTTGCGTGTATAATATGCAAGGAATCATACAGGGAGCCCATTGTGACGAGGTGTGGCCATTATTTCTGTGAGCCATGTGCTCTCAAGAGATACAGGAAAGACCCGACATGCGCCGCGTGTGGGGCAGGGACAAATGGAGTTTTCAACTCGGCAAAGAAGTTGAAAaagctgctggagaagaagagggagcgcgaagagaagaagaagcgagaggcagaggaggccggggaggaggaggcatga
- a CDS encoding hypothetical protein (Expressed protein) yields the protein MALPLRTAPNDVDGSTDRIETEIGNYITDFAAREVLITEWDQLRRSRIPVRYFTPIATGILMVAPLEILQDLLQSCKKAPDVFFDGVMTRLNKDSLTAIQSYVIGDRMDTIPWTDKENTATCILDGSSRRVDTLRLFPLIYNGQHEIHRLQSILEAFWGEKAASWIATFTNPDLVESPQNHISLGWTSQSLFFNARIAFKPLRSVDPNERRLQLHLLKPSAFRNFNSYFYDNPLHHAGLDAENTKTWGDGCADWRGWLSFKTGHIVTIRAENPADLPDWDMLELQWDLHRVAAIAGAKMSSVYDGDGLGWCAR from the exons ATGGCTCTCCCTCTGCGGACAGCGCCCAacgatgttgatggctcAACAGATCGCATCGAAACCGAAATCGGCAACTATATCACCGACTTCGCCGCGAGAGAAGTCCTAATTACAGAATGGGATCAACTCAGGCGGTCCAGGATACCCGTTCGCTACTTCACGCCTATCGCCACTGGAATCTTGATGGTTGCGCCCCTAGAGATACTCCAAGACCTGCTCCAGTCCTGTAAGAAGGCCCCCGACGTCTTTTTCGACGGTGTCATGACAAGATTGAATAAGGATAGCCTCACGGCAATCCAGAGCT ATGTTATAGGAGACCGCATGGACACCATTCCCTGGACTGATAAAGAAAATACAGCGACTTGCATCCTTGATGGAAGCTCACGCCGTGTGGATACTTTGCGCCTTTTCCCGCTTATCTACAATGGCCAACATGAAATTCATCGTCTCCAATCGATCCTGGAGGCGTTTTGGGGAGAAAAGGCTGCCTCATGGATAGCCACATTCACCAATCCCGACCTTGTCGAGTCTCCGCAGAACCACATCTCACTAGGCTGGACATCCCAGTCCTTATTTTTCAATGCGCGCATTGCCTTCAAGCCTCTTAGAAGTGTCGACCCCAACGAAAGGCGACTTCAGCTTCACTTGTTGAAGCCCTCGGCATTCAGGAACTTCAATTCCTATTTCTATGACAACCCCCTTCACCACGCTGGCCTGGACGCGGAGAACACCAAGACATGGGGTGACGGGTGTGCGGATTGGAGAGGGTGGCTGAGTTTCAAGACGGGGCATATCGTCACTATTCGCGCTGAAAATCCAGCTGATCTGCCAGATTGGGATATGCTAGAGCTGCAGTGGGATCTTCACCGAGTTGCAGCAATCGCTGGCGCTAAAATGTCTTCTGTGTATGACGGGGACGGACTGGGATGGTGTGcacgatga